In Shewanella psychrotolerans, the genomic stretch AACTCGATACACTTATCAGTGAACGGGCGATTAGCCAAAACAGAATGTCAGTTGGGATTGCTGCCATAGTGGCTATTTTTGCACTCATCATCGCTTACTTTGGCCCTAAAACTATCGTTGACGCAATCAATGATATAACTAATAGGATCAATGATATAGCTAACGGAGATGGTAATTTAACCCAACGAATTCAAATAAAGCGAGACGATGAAATTAGCACTCTTGCCAGCTCTTTCAATCTGTTTGTCGAACAACTACAGAAGATGATTATCACCATTAGCGCTCAGACCCATGAAGTTAATTCTAGCGTTGAGCAGTTATCAGAGAAATCCACTGAAACACTGACAATCAGTTCAGACCAGTCGCAATTTGTTGAAACCATAGTCACGGCCGTAAACGAAATGAGTGCCGCAGTAAAAGAAGTCGCCAGCAACGCAATGGATACCGCGAGCGAGATAAATAAAGTCAACGATCAAACCATAGAAGGGAAACGCGTTCTCAGTCTATCGGTTGAGCAAATAGATCAGCTATCTGGGTCGGTAAAACAAGCCGTTACTGTTATTGAGAAGCTATCCGAAAACTCGGCTAATATCGCCTCGGTACTAGATGTTATCCGTGGCATCGCGGAACAAACCAACCTATTGGCATTGAATGCAGCGATTGAAGCAGCTCGCGCCGGAGAGCAAGGTCGAGGCTTTGCCGTGGTCGCAGATGAAGTGCGTACCTTAGCGAGCAGAACAGAAACCTCCACCCAAGATATTCAAAAAATGATAGAGCAATTGCAACACGGTGTGTTAGATGCAGTAAAAACCATCGAAGCCGGCGCAGCCTTGACCAGCTCTACGGTCTCGTTAACAGCCCAAACCCAAAATGCCTTAGATGAGATCTTATCCTCAACCTCCAGAGTGAGTGACATGTCTAGCCAAACCGCAACGGCAACAGAAGAGCAGACTCATGTGTCTGAAGAGATTAATCGGAACTTGACCGAGCTATCAGATAAAACCGTGCATTTTCATGATGTGATCAGTGAGACCCAGAAAATTGTTCAAAGCACACAGACCATCTGCAATAACCTCCAACATGAGGTATCGCGGTTTAAAGTTGCTTAGGAAAGGTTATCACCATGTTCTATAGACAAAGCCTTGCATCAGCAAGGCTTTTAATTTGGTACAGATGGCGAGACTTGAACTCGCACGGCCGTTAGGCCACTAGCACCTGAAGCTAGCGTGTCTACCAATTCCACCACATCTGCAAATTTTTGATATAAAAAAACCTGCTCTAAGGCAGGCTTTCTCTCTCTGAAGAGAGTAGCTCTTAAAGAGCAATTTTTGATAATGGTACCGAAGGACGGACTTGAACCGTCACTCCCGAAGGAAACGGATTTTGAATCCGTCGTGTCTACCAATTCCACCACTCCGGCATTATCAAATAGACCATGCTAAACGTGTTTACCTTAGCAAGTGAACGGAATTATACCTTTGCTTTAGCTAATGGCAAGCCTTTTGAAACATTCATATTGCCAAATGGACAAAATTCCGTCTAACAGACCCGTTGGGACCTAAAGCTCACACATGGCATGACTCAATTCTATGCATTTATCACAAATTTAACGACCGATTTTAACAACGCCAGCAAATTTATGGCAATTATTGATCGAGATCAGCATCTACCATATTTAATCACGCTAAATTAGCTGTGACGCCTTTATAAACATCTGCGAAAGAGGACTTCTCAAATGGCATTTTGGTTAGATTTAATGTTTGGTAACCCCATTGGTTTAATGTCTATGATCGTTATTTTCACAACCATTGGAATAATGTCATATCTGATGTGGTTGTTTATATCGAAGTCAAAACCAGAATAGATAGAGCCTTAAGGCTCAGTGTGAATACACTTTTCTAATGCAAAGGGGGCTATGCCCCCTCTTTTTTATCTATAAATCTCAAATTTGTCGATTATGCAGCGTGTTTACGACTTGGTACGACACTGTGTATAAAATGAGGCCTAGCCTTAATCAATAGCTGCATCTGCTCCTGATTAGGCTCACCTGGTGGTAAACGTAACACTTGTCGATTAAGGTAGCGTCTTGCTGCCATAGAAATTTTGTAAT encodes the following:
- a CDS encoding methyl-accepting chemotaxis protein, giving the protein MFKSIRVKFSLMFIAVAAVLIFISIFDATRNHQIVNQLQEFSQRFNPATSAILNADRDLYQAQLSEVTLLNDQLNAEQRQKEIKNWQENVDQAKDRMLQFREMLANHPTVTDATKGFDEQFNLWYQASGKVVKAVEQQDYTNALVLHNQLSKKEFKALRSIYNAAGEAADQRVKELDTLISERAISQNRMSVGIAAIVAIFALIIAYFGPKTIVDAINDITNRINDIANGDGNLTQRIQIKRDDEISTLASSFNLFVEQLQKMIITISAQTHEVNSSVEQLSEKSTETLTISSDQSQFVETIVTAVNEMSAAVKEVASNAMDTASEINKVNDQTIEGKRVLSLSVEQIDQLSGSVKQAVTVIEKLSENSANIASVLDVIRGIAEQTNLLALNAAIEAARAGEQGRGFAVVADEVRTLASRTETSTQDIQKMIEQLQHGVLDAVKTIEAGAALTSSTVSLTAQTQNALDEILSSTSRVSDMSSQTATATEEQTHVSEEINRNLTELSDKTVHFHDVISETQKIVQSTQTICNNLQHEVSRFKVA
- a CDS encoding DUF3149 domain-containing protein, producing MAFWLDLMFGNPIGLMSMIVIFTTIGIMSYLMWLFISKSKPE